The Solibacillus sp. FSL R7-0682 genome includes a window with the following:
- the pepV gene encoding dipeptidase PepV, whose amino-acid sequence MDWLKIAQARQQELLTDLQQLIQIESILDEQKTTVETPFGDGPKAALDFMLAQGEAQGMTVKNVDHKAGHIEMGQGDELIGILCHVDVVPAGNPSTWTYPPFEGRIVDGKLYGRGAIDDKGPTIAAWLAMKMIQDEGIELKKRVRMIIGTDEESGFRCVKHYFKKEEMPTIGFAPDADFPLINAEKGIGHLVFSSKEKYTAEEQLISFKSGKRTNMVPDEAVAVVKLVDDTIIDNFQKFLTENSLEGSFIKSESGFIITVKGKSAHAMEPEKGRNAAVYLAKYLQTVISTGVGSQFVRFVTELFDEDHYGSALQLQFEDSMSGQTTLNPGVVTFDKNGASIEVSMRYAVTYPFEEKITHAQSLLQNKPFTLNVAGNSKPHYVSEEDELVRTLLEVYRKYSGDDSKPLSTGGGTYARVMKKGVAFGMLFPGEADVAHQADEFVVVDNLVKAAAIYAEAIVKLANK is encoded by the coding sequence ATGGATTGGTTAAAAATTGCTCAAGCAAGACAGCAAGAATTACTAACTGATTTACAGCAATTAATTCAAATTGAAAGTATATTAGATGAGCAAAAAACAACGGTGGAAACACCATTTGGCGATGGTCCAAAAGCTGCATTAGATTTTATGCTCGCACAAGGCGAAGCGCAAGGGATGACGGTGAAAAACGTCGATCATAAAGCCGGTCATATCGAAATGGGCCAAGGAGACGAGCTAATTGGTATTCTTTGTCACGTAGACGTTGTGCCAGCAGGAAATCCATCAACATGGACTTACCCACCATTTGAAGGACGTATTGTAGATGGAAAATTATATGGCCGTGGGGCAATTGATGATAAAGGCCCAACAATCGCTGCTTGGCTTGCCATGAAAATGATTCAAGATGAAGGAATCGAGCTAAAAAAACGTGTACGCATGATTATTGGAACAGATGAAGAAAGTGGTTTCCGTTGTGTAAAACATTATTTTAAAAAAGAAGAAATGCCAACAATTGGATTTGCACCAGATGCTGATTTCCCTTTAATTAACGCAGAAAAAGGTATAGGGCACTTAGTATTTAGTTCAAAGGAAAAATATACAGCTGAAGAGCAACTGATTTCGTTTAAATCAGGTAAACGAACAAATATGGTGCCGGATGAAGCTGTAGCAGTAGTAAAATTAGTGGATGATACGATAATTGATAATTTTCAGAAATTTTTAACAGAAAATAGCCTAGAAGGGTCTTTTATTAAGTCTGAATCTGGGTTTATAATAACGGTTAAAGGTAAATCTGCACATGCAATGGAGCCAGAAAAAGGTCGAAATGCAGCAGTTTATTTAGCAAAATACTTACAAACAGTTATTTCAACAGGTGTTGGAAGTCAGTTTGTTCGTTTTGTGACGGAACTATTTGATGAGGATCATTATGGTTCGGCACTACAGCTTCAATTTGAAGATTCGATGTCAGGTCAAACAACATTAAATCCAGGGGTTGTAACATTTGATAAAAATGGAGCTAGCATCGAAGTAAGTATGCGTTACGCTGTTACATATCCATTTGAGGAAAAAATCACACATGCGCAAAGCTTGCTTCAAAATAAGCCATTCACTTTAAATGTAGCAGGTAATTCGAAACCACACTATGTAAGTGAAGAAGATGAACTTGTCCGTACATTACTTGAGGTGTATCGTAAATATAGTGGAGATGATTCAAAACCATTATCGACAGGTGGCGGCACGTATGCACGTGTAATGAAAAAAGGTGTAGCATTCGGTATGTTATTTCCTGGTGAAGCAGATGTAGCGCATCAGGCAGATGAATTTGTTGTAGTAGATAACTTAGTTAAGGCTGCTGCAATTTATGCGGAAGCCATCGTCAAATTAGCAAATAAATAA
- a CDS encoding DeoR family transcriptional regulator: MKPTTDRMLNRIKDVYMFILNKGEVTTQDLVEEFNITPRTIQRDLNVLAFNDLVMSPSRGKWTTTKKKVKMTS, translated from the coding sequence ATGAAACCAACTACTGATAGAATGCTTAATCGTATTAAAGACGTGTACATGTTTATCCTAAATAAAGGAGAAGTGACTACACAGGATTTAGTCGAAGAGTTCAACATCACTCCTCGCACCATTCAAAGAGATTTGAATGTGTTAGCCTTCAATGACTTGGTAATGAGTCCAAGTCGAGGTAAATGGACAACGACGAAGAAAAAAGTAAAAATGACATCTTAG
- a CDS encoding nuclease-related domain-containing protein, whose translation MAQLVKIQDYISRYEIDLARYPTQFIRLKQNQWERVKHQWQTGEVIEQWEQLEEEVPEEKRTSLLQKIFPFKKEKEVEADIDIEQVKISDEWAIDEDAIPEEETTLLFEPNMVYTPNTIDELKKMFTDQFFHFQMKWASSTLREKSYVDPKYMRDTLLRSFLQTLPDNYLIFYYPIIRVKKAPVELDIIIMTPTDCICITVLDQEDQAVYIASSERFWVKKVGKTDKKVLSPLIQLNRMEKILEQLFVQSNIEMPIRKVLLTRNGYIDYPGNMYGNQFVDKRKFPEWMQGLKHSVSPMKHMQIRAAQAVLSSVQTTSFHRDIWNTEQKED comes from the coding sequence ATGGCTCAATTAGTAAAAATTCAAGATTATATTTCGCGTTATGAAATAGATTTAGCACGCTACCCAACACAGTTTATTCGATTAAAACAAAATCAATGGGAACGAGTAAAGCATCAATGGCAAACAGGTGAGGTCATTGAGCAATGGGAGCAATTGGAGGAAGAGGTGCCTGAAGAAAAAAGGACATCTTTACTTCAAAAAATATTCCCATTTAAAAAAGAAAAAGAAGTTGAGGCAGATATAGACATCGAACAAGTAAAAATTTCAGATGAATGGGCAATTGATGAAGATGCCATTCCAGAAGAAGAAACGACATTACTATTTGAACCGAACATGGTTTACACACCAAACACAATAGATGAATTAAAGAAAATGTTTACTGATCAATTTTTTCATTTTCAAATGAAATGGGCGAGTTCAACATTGCGTGAAAAATCGTATGTTGATCCAAAGTATATGCGTGATACGCTACTTCGTTCATTCCTTCAAACATTACCTGATAATTATTTAATATTTTATTATCCGATAATCCGAGTGAAAAAAGCCCCGGTTGAATTAGATATTATCATTATGACACCAACAGATTGTATATGTATTACAGTGCTCGATCAGGAAGATCAAGCCGTCTATATAGCAAGCAGTGAACGTTTTTGGGTTAAAAAAGTAGGTAAAACCGATAAGAAAGTGTTAAGCCCACTTATTCAATTAAATCGAATGGAGAAAATACTAGAGCAACTATTTGTACAAAGTAATATCGAAATGCCGATTCGAAAGGTGCTATTAACACGTAATGGCTATATTGATTATCCAGGTAATATGTATGGGAATCAATTTGTAGATAAACGAAAGTTCCCTGAATGGATGCAAGGATTAAAGCATTCCGTATCGCCGATGAAGCATATGCAAATTCGTGCTGCACAAGCAGTATTAAGTTCGGTTCAAACGACGTCCTTCC
- the dat gene encoding D-amino-acid transaminase — protein sequence MSYSLWNDQIVKNEEVVVDKEDRGYQFGDGVYEVIKVYNGELFTAEEHVDRFYASAEKIRITIPFTKDKLHQLLHQLVEANNVDTGHVYFQITRGAGPRNHIFPGDDVKPVLTGNTKENPRPVENFEKGVKATFVEDVRWLRCDIKSLNLLGAVLAKQEAHEKGCYEAILHRGETITEGSSSNIYGVKDGVLYTHPADNFILNGITRQVILKCAAEIGMPVKEEAMTKEQLLAMDEVIVSSTTSEVTPIIEVDGTVFGGGTPGEWTRKLQAQFETKIPKGIRA from the coding sequence ATGAGCTATAGCTTATGGAATGATCAAATCGTAAAAAATGAGGAAGTAGTAGTAGATAAGGAAGACCGTGGTTATCAATTTGGAGATGGCGTTTATGAAGTAATTAAAGTATATAATGGTGAGCTATTTACTGCTGAAGAGCACGTTGACCGTTTTTATGCAAGTGCCGAAAAAATCCGTATTACAATTCCGTTTACGAAAGATAAATTGCATCAATTATTACATCAATTAGTAGAAGCAAATAATGTGGATACAGGACATGTTTACTTCCAAATTACACGTGGCGCTGGACCTCGTAATCATATTTTCCCTGGTGATGATGTGAAACCTGTTTTAACAGGGAATACAAAAGAAAACCCACGCCCAGTCGAAAACTTTGAAAAAGGTGTAAAAGCAACATTTGTAGAAGATGTTCGTTGGTTACGTTGTGATATTAAATCATTAAATTTATTAGGTGCGGTTTTAGCGAAGCAAGAAGCACACGAAAAAGGCTGCTATGAGGCGATTTTACACCGAGGTGAAACGATTACAGAAGGCTCATCTTCAAATATTTATGGTGTAAAAGATGGTGTACTGTACACACATCCAGCGGATAATTTCATATTAAATGGTATTACACGTCAAGTGATTTTAAAATGCGCGGCTGAAATCGGTATGCCAGTGAAAGAAGAAGCAATGACAAAAGAGCAATTGTTAGCAATGGACGAAGTAATTGTTTCTTCTACAACTTCTGAAGTAACACCAATTATTGAAGTTGATGGTACTGTTTTTGGTGGCGGTACACCAGGTGAATGGACACGTAAATTACAAGCACAATTCGAAACAAAAATCCCAAAAGGCATTCGTGCATAA